Proteins from a genomic interval of Acetobacterium woodii DSM 1030:
- the rsmI gene encoding 16S rRNA (cytidine(1402)-2'-O)-methyltransferase — translation MSGKLYIVGTPIGNLDDMTIRGLKVLQTVDLIAAEDTRHSIKLLNHFEISKKMVAYHQHNEQQSSEGLIELLKQGQNIALISDAGMPLISDPGSVLVKHCVENDIQLEVVPGPNAGLCGLVLSGLDTRSFLFLGFIGKENKAIKAALKQIEEATVTIVLYESPHRLPKTLELLEQQGLGHRQMSISREITKRYEESRYGTITEHNLYYQEHPPRGEYVLCIEGKTADEGQSIASLELDKLSIAEHLEHYLNQGLPEKEAMKAVAKDRNISRRDVYNTVKR, via the coding sequence ATGTCGGGAAAACTTTATATTGTCGGAACCCCGATCGGTAATCTGGATGATATGACAATCCGTGGCTTAAAGGTTTTACAAACAGTTGATTTGATCGCGGCGGAAGACACCAGGCATTCAATTAAACTGCTCAATCATTTTGAAATTTCTAAAAAGATGGTTGCTTATCATCAGCATAATGAACAGCAATCCAGTGAGGGATTAATTGAATTATTAAAACAGGGACAAAACATTGCCTTGATATCTGACGCCGGGATGCCGCTGATTTCGGACCCGGGATCAGTGCTGGTTAAACATTGCGTCGAAAATGATATTCAACTGGAAGTGGTGCCTGGTCCCAATGCCGGCCTTTGTGGGCTGGTGTTGTCGGGATTAGATACCCGCAGCTTTTTATTTCTGGGTTTTATAGGAAAAGAAAATAAAGCCATTAAAGCCGCGTTAAAACAAATTGAAGAGGCTACCGTGACCATTGTTTTGTACGAATCGCCCCATCGTTTGCCCAAAACGCTGGAGCTGCTGGAACAACAGGGTTTAGGTCATCGCCAGATGAGTATTTCCCGGGAAATAACCAAGCGCTATGAAGAAAGTCGGTATGGGACAATCACCGAGCACAATTTATATTATCAGGAACATCCCCCAAGAGGCGAATATGTCTTGTGTATTGAGGGAAAAACCGCGGATGAAGGGCAATCGATAGCAAGTCTGGAATTGGATAAATTAAGTATCGCCGAACATCTGGAACATTATCTGAACCAGGGGTTGCCCGAGAAAGAGGCGATGAAAGCCGTCGCTAAAGATCGCAACATTTCCCGCCGGGATGTTTATAACACGGTTAAGCGATAA
- a CDS encoding NAD(P)/FAD-dependent oxidoreductase, translated as MKYDVIIIGAGPSGIFAAMELAKKNSALKILMLEKGNAIEKRICPKRQTNVCIGCKPCNITTGFAGAGAYSDGKLSLSPDVGGELPEYIGYNETVDLIKYVDDLYIEFGADKRVHGLDNPREIRDIRTKAIQSNLKLIECPVRHMGTEVGYTIYQRIQEHLINDLGIEIKFRTPVQSLVVEDNTVVGVVAKDETYRADKVLVAVGRDGSEWFTAMCDQYKVETKVGKIDIGIRLETRNEVMQEINDALYEGKLVYYTPTFDDSVRTFCSNPGGVVSTEYYDNQLAVVNGHSYKAEALKTNNTNFALLVSKSFTEPFKEAVAYGKHIAGLANMLTGNKIMVQRYGDFLRGRRTTAERLMRNNIRPTLIDAVPGDLCLVLPYRIMKDIDEMIRALDHVSPGLASDETLLYGVEVKFYSNKVTVDKSFQSSIKNLYVLGDGAGVTRGLMQASANGVFVARNLYNE; from the coding sequence ATGAAATATGATGTGATAATCATTGGTGCTGGCCCGAGTGGCATTTTTGCCGCGATGGAATTGGCTAAAAAGAATAGTGCGTTAAAAATATTAATGCTGGAAAAAGGGAATGCCATTGAAAAACGGATTTGTCCCAAAAGACAAACAAACGTTTGTATCGGTTGTAAACCTTGTAATATTACCACCGGTTTTGCCGGTGCGGGGGCTTATTCCGACGGAAAATTGTCGCTTTCACCCGATGTTGGTGGCGAATTGCCGGAATATATCGGTTATAATGAGACCGTTGATTTAATCAAATATGTCGATGATTTATACATTGAATTTGGCGCTGATAAACGCGTCCATGGTCTTGACAATCCCCGGGAGATAAGAGATATCCGGACCAAAGCGATCCAGAGCAATTTAAAACTGATTGAGTGTCCGGTGCGTCATATGGGAACCGAAGTGGGGTACACGATTTATCAACGCATTCAGGAGCATTTAATAAATGACTTGGGGATCGAGATCAAATTTAGAACCCCGGTTCAAAGTCTGGTAGTGGAAGATAATACCGTTGTCGGAGTTGTTGCCAAAGACGAGACCTATCGGGCCGATAAGGTCTTGGTTGCCGTTGGGCGGGATGGATCCGAGTGGTTTACCGCTATGTGTGACCAATACAAAGTTGAAACGAAGGTTGGAAAAATTGACATCGGCATTCGTCTGGAGACCCGAAATGAGGTCATGCAGGAAATCAACGACGCCCTTTATGAAGGTAAACTGGTTTATTATACGCCCACCTTTGATGATAGCGTGCGCACTTTTTGTTCAAATCCGGGCGGCGTTGTGTCGACCGAATATTACGATAATCAATTGGCGGTGGTAAATGGTCATAGCTATAAAGCGGAGGCACTAAAAACCAATAATACCAATTTTGCCCTATTAGTCTCAAAAAGTTTTACCGAACCGTTTAAAGAAGCGGTCGCTTATGGGAAACATATTGCCGGATTGGCAAATATGTTAACCGGTAACAAGATTATGGTGCAACGGTATGGCGATTTTTTAAGAGGCCGCCGCACCACGGCCGAACGGTTGATGCGAAATAACATTCGACCGACGCTAATTGATGCCGTGCCCGGGGACTTATGTCTGGTATTGCCTTATCGGATTATGAAGGATATTGATGAAATGATTCGGGCACTGGATCATGTCTCACCCGGTTTAGCCAGTGACGAAACCTTGCTTTATGGGGTTGAGGTCAAATTTTATTCCAACAAAGTAACGGTTGATAAAAGCTTTCAGTCGAGCATTAAAAATCTTTATGTTTTAGGTGATGGCGCAGGTGTCACCCGCGGTCTGATGCAGGCATCGGCGAATGGCGTATTTGTCGCCAGAAACCTGTATAACGAATAA
- the dnaB gene encoding replicative DNA helicase, which produces MNPKVPPHNIEAEQSVLGAILMDESNIARAEELLSPNDFYRGAHKEIYECMLDLHNERKPIDTVTLINALRNRGVLEKIGGIGYLSELIEMVPINRNYLEYCQIVHEKAVIRNLINTATQILEDSYGQYDNIGDVIDRAEQEIFKVSQGRRTGDFQSIQETLSTTLAQIEAIESKKGKLTGIETGFTELNHITSGLQPSDLIIVAARPSMGKTAFALNIAQNAAIKDNCSVAIFSLEMSKEQLVQRMLCAASLVDSNNVRTGNLSKEDWERMVVGYNTLYGASIFIDDTPGITVSEVRSKCRRLKTEKALDLIVIDYLQLMSGGSRSENRQNEISEMSRGLKALAREMEAPVIALSQLSRAPDARTDHHPVMSDLRESGSIEQDADVIMLLYREYYYDKNPELKNLSELIIAKQRNGPTGTVRLAWIPEYTKFNDLAVGYNEDDYGPDAFA; this is translated from the coding sequence ATGAATCCCAAAGTTCCTCCCCACAATATAGAAGCAGAGCAGTCTGTTTTAGGTGCGATCCTGATGGACGAATCCAATATCGCCCGGGCGGAAGAACTGTTATCGCCTAATGATTTTTATCGGGGGGCGCATAAAGAAATTTATGAGTGTATGTTGGATCTTCATAATGAACGAAAACCAATTGATACGGTAACGCTGATTAATGCACTTAGAAATCGTGGCGTATTGGAGAAAATCGGTGGCATCGGTTATCTTAGCGAATTGATTGAAATGGTGCCGATCAACCGGAATTATCTGGAATATTGCCAGATTGTTCATGAAAAGGCGGTAATTCGAAATCTGATTAATACCGCGACCCAAATTCTGGAAGATAGTTATGGTCAATATGATAATATTGGTGATGTGATTGACCGCGCCGAACAGGAGATTTTTAAGGTCTCACAAGGTCGCCGAACCGGTGATTTCCAAAGTATCCAGGAAACCCTCAGTACGACTTTAGCCCAGATTGAAGCGATTGAAAGCAAAAAAGGCAAACTGACCGGAATAGAAACCGGCTTTACCGAACTAAATCATATTACTTCGGGTTTGCAGCCTTCCGATCTGATTATTGTGGCCGCCAGACCGTCTATGGGAAAAACCGCCTTTGCCTTAAACATTGCTCAAAATGCGGCCATCAAAGATAATTGTTCGGTGGCTATTTTTAGTCTTGAAATGTCCAAAGAACAATTGGTTCAGAGAATGCTCTGCGCAGCTTCCTTAGTTGACAGCAATAATGTGCGAACCGGAAATTTATCAAAAGAAGACTGGGAACGGATGGTGGTTGGTTATAATACCCTTTACGGAGCCAGTATTTTTATTGATGATACTCCGGGAATAACTGTTTCAGAGGTACGATCCAAATGTCGTCGGTTAAAAACCGAAAAAGCACTGGATCTGATCGTAATTGACTACCTTCAGTTAATGAGCGGTGGTAGTCGAAGTGAAAACCGCCAAAATGAAATTTCGGAGATGTCGCGTGGTTTAAAAGCGCTGGCCAGGGAAATGGAAGCTCCGGTGATTGCGTTATCGCAACTTAGTCGGGCCCCGGATGCTCGAACCGATCATCATCCGGTCATGTCAGATTTGCGAGAATCCGGATCGATCGAGCAGGATGCCGATGTAATCATGCTGTTATATCGTGAATATTATTATGATAAAAATCCCGAATTAAAAAATCTATCGGAATTAATCATTGCCAAGCAACGAAACGGCCCAACCGGAACGGTGCGACTGGCATGGATTCCCGAGTATACTAAATTTAACGATTTGGCTGTCGGTTACAATGAAGATGACTACGGACCAGATGCGTTTGCATAA
- the rplI gene encoding 50S ribosomal protein L9: MKVVLLENVKNVGNKGDIVEVKDGYGRNFLIKNKKGVIGNKENIEMTQKNKAEEEKKIAAERQAAIDLAKEIDQTEITITERAGEDGKLFGSVTSKDITERLEKEKGIKVDKRKVELEMPIRNIGRVEVKIKTYQGVTGNLTVIIKGEV, encoded by the coding sequence ATGAAAGTAGTTTTATTAGAAAATGTAAAAAATGTTGGTAATAAAGGTGATATTGTTGAAGTAAAAGACGGATATGGCCGAAATTTCCTGATAAAAAATAAAAAAGGGGTTATTGGCAATAAAGAAAATATTGAAATGACTCAAAAAAATAAGGCAGAAGAAGAAAAAAAGATTGCCGCAGAACGACAGGCTGCCATCGATTTAGCAAAAGAAATTGATCAAACTGAAATCACGATTACCGAACGAGCCGGTGAAGATGGAAAATTGTTTGGGTCGGTTACCAGTAAGGATATCACGGAACGGTTGGAAAAAGAAAAAGGGATCAAGGTTGACAAACGCAAGGTGGAGTTAGAAATGCCGATTAGAAATATTGGTCGTGTGGAAGTCAAGATTAAAACCTATCAGGGGGTTACGGGAAATCTGACGGTTATTATTAAAGGCGAAGTTTAG
- a CDS encoding DHH family phosphoesterase, whose product MKESKKELLRVAIVAQLIVSILLTFYNIILGIIGILVFVVLIIFYRKNTSVDEIKIDKAIDEIYGDLDKINQERMYEMPIAMAIVDDEGIIYWYNEAFGKAFKKDKEGLFKKNIIQELKFNLQEAIKQEEFTFHYEERDYGVVTNAFSDKVRSFELLHFFDITEQSKQKQQYRKNSPLFCYIVIDNYDDIIEQIPSHKRSAILGKVDLKLNEWAKQIGSVIIEYESDRYLMIFERGKICALQNENFKILDEVREIENDEKIPITLSIGIGISEKLMGIVESQEFSHSALDIALARGGDQAVVRQDEKMSFYGGKTEATEKRTKVKARVKAYGLKELIKEADHVLLMGHQNPDMDCLGSAVGLLGACKSMGKEAKIIVREINYSIKSLFEYLLENEAYQDAFITPKEAENYATQNTLLIILDTQTVTYLEMPNMVDIIAKIVIIDHHRRSGKAIEETLLNYTEVYASSTCELVTELLQYFDEKNSLSVVEANALMAGMCMDTKMFTMKTGVRTFEAAAYLKRKGADTIISKILLQDDLNTYTAKSDAVKNAKIYFGNIAISTFENNTDYGKVIAAQASDELLNIKGIIASFIILKNNEGLAISARSMGEVNVQVILEELGGGGHLAIAGAQFPGEDDIEKGKEMLLAAIKKYKKENE is encoded by the coding sequence ATGAAAGAATCAAAGAAAGAACTACTACGGGTTGCTATTGTAGCACAACTGATTGTCTCAATTTTATTAACTTTCTATAATATCATTTTAGGAATTATCGGGATTTTAGTTTTTGTTGTGCTGATTATTTTTTACCGCAAAAATACCAGTGTTGATGAGATTAAAATCGACAAGGCGATTGATGAAATTTACGGTGATCTGGATAAAATTAACCAGGAGCGGATGTACGAAATGCCGATCGCGATGGCGATTGTTGACGATGAAGGAATCATCTATTGGTATAATGAGGCCTTTGGAAAAGCGTTTAAAAAGGATAAGGAAGGTCTGTTCAAAAAAAATATTATTCAAGAGCTGAAATTTAATCTTCAAGAAGCGATTAAACAGGAAGAATTCACTTTTCATTATGAAGAACGGGATTACGGTGTTGTTACAAATGCTTTTTCCGATAAAGTTCGCAGTTTTGAACTCCTTCATTTTTTTGATATTACCGAACAAAGTAAACAAAAACAACAATATCGGAAAAACTCACCGTTGTTTTGTTATATTGTAATTGATAACTATGATGATATTATTGAGCAGATCCCAAGTCATAAGCGTTCCGCCATTTTAGGTAAAGTTGATCTTAAGCTTAATGAATGGGCCAAGCAAATAGGTAGCGTGATTATCGAATATGAAAGCGATCGTTATCTGATGATTTTTGAACGGGGCAAAATCTGTGCGTTGCAAAATGAGAACTTTAAAATCTTAGATGAAGTAAGAGAGATCGAAAACGATGAAAAAATCCCGATTACCTTAAGTATCGGGATTGGGATCTCAGAGAAACTGATGGGGATTGTTGAGTCCCAGGAATTTTCTCATTCGGCCTTGGATATTGCTTTAGCCCGAGGGGGCGATCAGGCGGTGGTTCGTCAGGACGAAAAAATGTCTTTTTATGGAGGCAAAACGGAGGCCACTGAAAAAAGAACAAAAGTAAAAGCTCGGGTCAAGGCCTATGGGCTCAAAGAACTGATCAAAGAAGCGGATCATGTGCTGCTGATGGGGCATCAAAATCCCGATATGGATTGTTTAGGGTCAGCGGTAGGTTTATTAGGAGCCTGCAAATCGATGGGTAAAGAGGCGAAAATTATTGTTCGGGAAATTAATTATTCGATCAAGTCGCTTTTTGAATATCTGCTCGAAAACGAAGCTTATCAAGATGCCTTTATTACCCCGAAAGAAGCTGAAAATTATGCGACTCAAAATACCCTGTTGATTATTTTGGACACCCAAACAGTAACCTATCTGGAAATGCCCAATATGGTCGATATAATTGCTAAAATCGTGATTATTGATCATCATCGACGATCAGGGAAGGCGATTGAAGAAACGCTTTTGAATTATACTGAAGTTTATGCGTCTTCAACCTGTGAGTTGGTGACTGAGTTACTGCAGTATTTTGATGAAAAAAATAGTCTCAGTGTGGTTGAAGCCAATGCGCTGATGGCCGGGATGTGCATGGATACTAAAATGTTTACGATGAAAACCGGTGTTCGAACCTTCGAAGCAGCAGCGTACCTAAAAAGAAAAGGTGCGGATACCATTATTAGCAAAATTTTGTTACAGGATGATCTCAATACCTACACAGCTAAATCTGATGCGGTAAAAAATGCCAAGATTTATTTTGGGAACATTGCTATTTCGACGTTTGAAAATAATACTGATTATGGCAAGGTCATTGCCGCTCAGGCTTCAGATGAGCTACTAAATATTAAAGGCATCATTGCATCGTTTATTATCTTGAAAAACAACGAAGGTCTGGCTATCAGTGCCCGATCGATGGGTGAGGTTAATGTCCAGGTTATTTTGGAAGAATTAGGTGGCGGCGGTCATTTAGCTATTGCCGGAGCACAATTTCCAGGGGAAGATGACATCGAAAAAGGAAAAGAAATGTTACTCGCCGCCATTAAAAAATACAAAAAGGAGAATGAATAA
- a CDS encoding YybS family protein codes for MKTRGITEGAMFCALGVIITLVSYYIPIFVILVFFIPVPMIVLGKRQGLKVSVISALAATLLIGLFLGPVNAIPFGALMLFVGCSLGYAYNQNFSSFRKVIIGTVGFAIFLIAVVIGFEVISGINFTNYLFQTLEESTNEVMAFYETTNIISGDQLTTTKEAMETNIKLMKLALPSAFIMMPVLFGMVNVVVSDLILKRLGYEVNGFKPLREWEMPASLKYFLMIFLFGDFIISIFQITAIPQIYLVTIMYFVNVIFFVMGLSLIFNYLDYKKVTNKGIKVLILFLSFLIISIVTIAGVADTYIGIRRIFRRESQIK; via the coding sequence ATGAAAACACGTGGCATCACAGAAGGCGCAATGTTTTGTGCGCTGGGGGTAATAATTACACTCGTCAGTTACTATATACCGATCTTTGTCATATTGGTGTTTTTTATACCGGTGCCCATGATTGTACTTGGAAAACGTCAAGGTTTGAAAGTCAGTGTTATTTCAGCGCTAGCAGCAACTCTTTTGATTGGATTATTTCTCGGACCCGTTAATGCAATCCCCTTTGGAGCCCTGATGCTGTTCGTTGGTTGTAGTCTCGGATATGCGTATAATCAGAATTTTTCGTCATTCCGAAAAGTCATTATCGGGACGGTAGGTTTTGCTATTTTTTTAATCGCCGTAGTTATCGGCTTCGAGGTCATCTCGGGAATTAATTTTACCAATTATCTTTTTCAGACGTTAGAAGAGAGTACCAATGAAGTCATGGCCTTTTATGAAACAACCAATATCATTAGTGGGGATCAACTGACAACCACAAAAGAAGCAATGGAAACGAATATAAAACTCATGAAATTAGCCTTACCCAGTGCCTTTATCATGATGCCGGTTCTTTTTGGAATGGTAAATGTAGTTGTTAGCGATCTGATTTTAAAACGACTGGGTTATGAGGTTAACGGTTTTAAACCGCTTCGTGAATGGGAAATGCCCGCATCTTTAAAATATTTTTTGATGATTTTTTTATTCGGAGATTTCATTATCAGTATCTTTCAAATAACGGCGATTCCGCAAATTTATCTGGTTACAATTATGTATTTTGTTAATGTTATTTTCTTTGTTATGGGGCTTTCATTAATTTTTAATTATTTAGATTATAAAAAAGTTACCAATAAAGGGATAAAAGTACTTATTCTTTTTCTCAGTTTTTTAATTATCTCAATCGTAACGATTGCAGGTGTGGCTGATACTTACATCGGAATTCGCAGGATTTTTCGAAGGGAGTCCCAGATAAAATGA
- the rpsR gene encoding 30S ribosomal protein S18: MPKPFKKRRKVCEFCERKVENVDYKDVITLKKFVSERGKILPRRATGTCAKHQRKVTEAIKRARNVALLPYSSNN, from the coding sequence ATGCCAAAACCATTTAAAAAGAGAAGAAAAGTATGTGAATTTTGCGAACGAAAAGTAGAAAATGTCGATTATAAAGATGTAATCACACTAAAGAAATTCGTTTCTGAACGTGGTAAAATTTTACCAAGACGAGCCACTGGCACCTGTGCTAAACATCAAAGAAAGGTAACTGAAGCCATTAAACGTGCGCGGAATGTTGCTCTACTGCCATATAGCTCAAATAACTAA
- a CDS encoding single-stranded DNA-binding protein, with product MNKVILVGRLTRDPEVKNTTTGKTVATFTLAVDRRFKNKDGQKEADFVPIVVWGKQAEFAGQYLSKGSQIGVSGRLQVRSYDAQDGQRRYVTEVVADEINFLSSSKKDSAGGFQQASAPRTDNNMSVMGLDEDFHLMADDDDIPF from the coding sequence GTGAATAAAGTAATTTTAGTAGGAAGACTAACCCGCGATCCTGAGGTAAAAAATACGACAACGGGCAAAACGGTAGCGACATTTACCTTAGCTGTTGACCGTCGTTTTAAAAACAAAGATGGTCAAAAAGAAGCTGATTTTGTGCCGATTGTAGTGTGGGGAAAACAGGCAGAATTTGCTGGTCAATATCTGTCAAAGGGAAGCCAAATTGGTGTATCAGGACGACTACAGGTAAGAAGTTACGACGCACAGGATGGTCAACGACGTTATGTGACGGAAGTTGTTGCCGATGAAATTAATTTTCTTTCTTCCAGCAAAAAAGATTCTGCTGGCGGATTTCAACAAGCTTCAGCGCCACGAACCGATAACAATATGTCAGTGATGGGTCTCGATGAAGATTTTCATTTGATGGCCGATGATGACGATATACCTTTTTAA
- the rpsF gene encoding 30S ribosomal protein S6 — translation MRKYETLFVLKPDLEKEAIEELVGKVKAVIEAAGEIEKVDEWGKRKLAYEIDKKYQEGFYVLVDFKAENSVLDALDHLYKINEQFIRSIVIKKEK, via the coding sequence ATGAGAAAGTATGAAACATTATTTGTTTTAAAACCGGATCTTGAAAAAGAAGCGATTGAAGAATTAGTCGGCAAAGTAAAAGCTGTAATTGAAGCAGCTGGAGAAATTGAAAAAGTCGACGAATGGGGCAAAAGAAAATTAGCCTACGAAATCGATAAGAAGTATCAAGAAGGATTTTACGTATTAGTAGACTTCAAAGCTGAGAACTCAGTACTTGATGCATTGGATCATTTATACAAAATTAACGAACAGTTTATTCGAAGCATCGTTATTAAAAAAGAAAAATAG
- a CDS encoding stage II sporulation protein M, with translation MKSYFIKQWQSTEAYFEKNLKPTFYFCFAFFGVMTLANVVLFMSSPELSKTYFNEIQTLFNGKAFLNSTGIELWLGIFFNNLVASGISILSGGIPFLFLPLFSLASNAIIIGLIGAVYQINGVGWIPFLVGILPHGVIEIPALILGVTLGVHICNKLVKKILKRSFKGELKQAIIGCLRIYLLWMIPLFFIAAFIETFITPILFNVFI, from the coding sequence ATGAAAAGTTATTTTATAAAACAATGGCAAAGTACCGAAGCTTATTTTGAAAAAAATCTCAAACCAACGTTTTATTTTTGTTTTGCTTTTTTTGGAGTGATGACGTTGGCAAATGTGGTTCTTTTTATGAGTAGTCCGGAGTTGAGCAAAACATATTTTAATGAGATCCAGACATTATTTAACGGCAAAGCATTTTTAAATAGTACGGGGATAGAGCTCTGGTTAGGCATTTTTTTTAATAATCTGGTTGCGAGCGGAATCAGCATCCTTTCGGGAGGAATTCCGTTTTTATTTTTACCGTTATTTTCGTTGGCTTCCAACGCGATTATTATTGGTCTGATCGGCGCTGTTTATCAAATCAATGGCGTTGGTTGGATTCCCTTTCTGGTCGGTATTTTGCCGCATGGCGTGATTGAGATTCCCGCCCTTATTTTAGGCGTGACGCTGGGCGTTCATATTTGCAATAAATTAGTAAAGAAAATATTAAAAAGAAGTTTCAAAGGAGAATTAAAACAGGCAATTATTGGCTGCTTGCGGATTTATTTATTATGGATGATACCGTTATTTTTTATTGCCGCTTTTATTGAAACATTTATAACCCCGATTTTATTTAACGTTTTTATTTAA
- a CDS encoding DUF951 domain-containing protein, with amino-acid sequence MEIKQYELGDQVEMKKKHPCGSMQWEIIRMGADIKIKCLGCGHIVMLPRSKFNKQIKKVLTKESTVEK; translated from the coding sequence ATGGAAATAAAGCAATATGAGTTAGGGGATCAGGTAGAAATGAAAAAAAAACACCCCTGCGGGAGCATGCAATGGGAAATTATCCGCATGGGGGCAGATATTAAAATAAAATGTTTGGGTTGTGGCCATATTGTTATGCTACCGCGATCAAAATTTAATAAACAGATCAAAAAAGTTTTAACAAAAGAGAGTACGGTAGAAAAATGA
- a CDS encoding mechanosensitive ion channel family protein: MTYLTNSFSSFIKQIDFSNLTQKGLITLLVLIIVVVTLKITYNIVDRVFNDNRGNLEPREARRITTLNHVTKATVKASVWTLAVMVILGQFINVTSLLAVAGVGTLAIGFGAQGIVEDVMSGFVIVFENQFSVGDYVIIDETHYGIVETIGMRTTSVREFNGGLFIIHNGKIDRLINYSKGDMKAIVNVGIAYEEDINQVIGVLEELCQELHENHEELFKNRPEIQGVTQLDASAVNIRIVCDEDVSSKFAAENYLRQRIKEVFDEKGIEIPYHKTVIYTRELNKQSDEKNKQR, translated from the coding sequence ATGACATATTTAACAAATAGTTTTTCATCATTTATTAAGCAAATTGATTTTTCGAATCTCACTCAAAAAGGATTGATTACATTATTGGTATTGATCATTGTTGTGGTTACTTTGAAAATTACCTATAATATTGTTGACCGAGTTTTTAACGATAACAGAGGCAACCTTGAACCCCGGGAAGCCCGTCGGATTACCACCTTAAACCATGTTACGAAAGCTACCGTTAAAGCCAGTGTCTGGACCTTGGCGGTGATGGTTATTTTAGGTCAGTTTATTAATGTGACATCATTATTGGCAGTGGCCGGAGTGGGAACTCTGGCGATTGGTTTTGGCGCCCAAGGGATTGTCGAAGATGTAATGAGCGGTTTTGTGATCGTTTTTGAAAATCAATTTAGTGTTGGCGACTATGTAATTATTGATGAAACACATTATGGCATTGTTGAAACAATTGGAATGAGAACGACCAGCGTGCGGGAATTTAATGGCGGTTTGTTTATTATCCATAATGGAAAAATTGATCGGTTAATTAATTATTCTAAAGGGGATATGAAAGCAATTGTCAATGTCGGAATTGCTTATGAAGAAGATATCAATCAGGTGATCGGAGTACTGGAGGAATTATGTCAGGAACTCCACGAAAACCACGAAGAATTATTTAAAAATCGCCCCGAAATCCAGGGAGTAACCCAGCTTGATGCATCAGCGGTTAATATTCGAATCGTCTGTGATGAAGATGTTTCGTCAAAATTTGCGGCTGAAAATTATTTGCGGCAGCGGATTAAAGAAGTATTTGATGAAAAAGGAATTGAAATACCTTACCATAAAACAGTCATCTACACCCGGGAACTAAATAAGCAATCGGATGAAAAAAATAAGCAGAGGTGA
- a CDS encoding CvpA family protein, giving the protein MSFSNLAPLDLVFITISFLSGIIGYKRGAIKTLISFGGFIASFVMAWIFSSPLSKWLINTGMLNGLFEKLNIDALAQSLLDFSAQQNGLLSSPLGQAILGSGNTSTDQTIASVTNLITNGIVQTISFGLIVFGISILCWILQSIFSGINEIPVIGTFNRLLGLLLGLILGMSIVGIVLWLFSGINYYSGGTTNLPTYESSVLLKIGAPIILKFIGIQ; this is encoded by the coding sequence ATGAGCTTTTCAAATTTGGCACCGCTTGACCTGGTGTTCATCACGATTAGTTTTTTATCTGGAATAATCGGATATAAACGAGGTGCAATAAAAACGCTGATTAGTTTCGGGGGTTTTATTGCATCTTTTGTGATGGCGTGGATTTTCTCATCACCGTTAAGTAAATGGTTGATTAATACCGGTATGCTTAACGGTTTATTTGAGAAACTTAATATTGACGCGTTGGCGCAATCATTGCTTGATTTCAGTGCTCAACAAAATGGTTTATTAAGTTCACCGCTGGGCCAAGCGATCTTGGGTAGCGGAAACACTTCGACTGATCAAACGATTGCCAGTGTAACAAATCTAATTACGAATGGAATTGTGCAGACAATCAGTTTTGGGTTAATAGTTTTTGGAATTTCGATTTTATGTTGGATTTTGCAAAGCATATTTTCGGGAATTAATGAAATTCCGGTGATTGGAACCTTTAATCGGCTGTTAGGTTTGCTGTTGGGACTGATATTAGGAATGAGTATTGTTGGCATTGTTTTGTGGTTATTTTCCGGAATAAACTATTATTCGGGTGGCACCACAAATTTGCCAACCTATGAAAGTAGTGTCTTACTAAAAATCGGGGCCCCAATCATCCTCAAGTTTATCGGAATTCAGTAG